The following is a genomic window from Bordetella petrii.
TTGCGCCGCGTCGCGCACGGCTGGCAGGTGCTGGACGACGCTGGCCAGCTGTTGGGGCAGGGCGCCACCGTGGTGCTGGCCAACGCGTTCGGCGCCCAGGCGCTGCTGCGCGACAGCGGCCTGCTCGACCCGCTGCCGCGCGTGGCGCAGATGCACGCGCTGGCGGGCGAAATCACGCTGCTGCCGGGCCAGGGGCTGGGCGGCGGGCCGCGCTGCATTGTCGGCGGCGAAGGTTACCTGTTGCCGCCGGTAGACGGCTGGTGCGTGGCGGGCAGCACGTATGAACACGGCGCGGCCACTGCCCGGGTCGGCCCGGCCGGCCAGCAGACCAACCTGGGCAAGGCGGCCGGGCTGCTGGGCGGCCTGCCTGCCGCCTGGGCGGCGCTGGCGCCAGGCCAACTGCCGGGCTGGGCGGGCTGGCGCGCCGTGCTACCCGGCCGCCTGCCGGCCGTGGGCCCATTGGGTCATGCTCCCGGCGTGTGGCTGGCCGCCGGTTATGCCTCTCGCGGGCTCAGCTGGTCGGCTCTGGCGGGCGATCTGATCGCCGCCTGCCTGCACGGCGAACCGCTGCCGTTGCCGGCCGATCTGCTTGCTGCCGTCGCGCCGCGCTAGGCCTCGCCTGCCCGTAAAAGAGCCCGCGTTGCCGGACGATGGCCGCAAAACCGCGCCGTAGGCACCGGGGCGCGGCTTGCGCCTGGTAGGTAAGTAAGTGGTTGCTGCGCTTGCCGGCGTGGGCATTTGTGGCTTGCCCGGGGAGTCAATTCCGAACGAAAAAAGGGACCGAGTTTATTTCGAGGGCCAAATCCGTCAAAATAGCGTCTTTTAATTGGTTTTTTGGCTTAAGCCGGGGGATGCTCTGTGCCGCCCAAATTCGACTTTGCCCATACTACCCAGCTCGATTCTGTCGAGCTGTTGTCGTCGCGCTCCAGCCGCATCGATTTCGATGCGGGCGATGGATTGCGTCTGGTAGTCGAGGCGCATGCGCCTGGTGTGTTTCGCCTGCGCTGCGGCGAGGCGAATCTCCTCACCGACGATAAACCCGGCGCCCGCGCCCGGGCCGTCGCCGAAATGTTGCTGGCGCGCCAAGAGGCCGTGGGCGAGTGCACGATTTCTCCGCATGACGACGGCAGTGGCTGGCGAATTGCGCAGGGCGACGTCGCGCTCGACATCCAGTCCGACCCGGTGCGCGTCACGCTGTATCGCGGCGATGCGCGGCTGCTGTCTTCCGACGTCTCGCCGCACGAGCCCGCGTTTGGCCACAACGCGCTCGACGAAGCCGAACATGCTGTCTGGAACGCCGCCTTCGGGCTCGAAGCCGGCGAGCGCGTCTACGGCCTGGGCGAAACCCCGGGCGACCTGAACCGCCGCGACGAATCGGTGGTGTCCGACGATCCCGAGCACCGCGCCTTGCCGCTGGCCTGGAGCCCGCGCGGCTGGGGCGTGTATGTCAACACCATGCATCGCGTGCAGCATGGCGTGGGCGTGGCGCCCGTCGAGACCGCGTATACGGTGTCGGTCGAAGACCCCGTGCTCGACCTGTTCCTGTTCGCCGGTGAGCCCGGCGAAATCCTCAACCAGTACACCGCCCTGACCGGCCGGGCCGGGCAGCCGGTGCTGTGGGCCATGGGCGCGTGGCTGCAGCAGGCCGAAGGCGAGATGCCCACGCAAACCGCCGCGCTGGTTGCCCAGATGCGCGAAATGCAGCTGCCGCTCGACGCCGTCAAGCTGGCGCAGCCGGCCGCGTGGGGCTTCCAGGCCGACAAAACCGTGTTCGAATGGGACGCCCAGCGCTTCCCCGACGCGCGCCAGATGCTGGCCCTGTTTCACAAGCATCATGTGCATGTGGCGGCCACGGGCTTTCCGGGCGTCATCAAGTCCAGCCCGCTGTTCGAGGAACTTGAAGATCGCGGCTGGCTGCTGACCCGCGACGACGGCAGCGCTCAGGTGTTCGACGGCAATGCCGCCACCGCCGGCCGGCCCTACGGCCTGCTCGACCTGACCTACCGCGACGTCTACAACTTGTGGATCGAGCGCCATCGCCAGTTGCTCGAAGACGGCCTGGATGCGCCCGCTTGCGATGCCCAGATCGCCATTCCCGATGGCGTCAGCGCGCGCAACGGCGAAAGCGGCGCCGCGCTGCGCACCATGTATCCGCTGCTGGCGCGGCGCGCGCTGTTCGACGCCGTGGCCGGCCACAAAGTGCCGCCCGAGGGCGTGGTGCCCAGCACCGATTTGTTCCCGGCGGCGCAGCGCCTGCCGTGGCAAATCGGCCCCCAGGTCACCAACGACTGGGCCGGCCTGC
Proteins encoded in this region:
- a CDS encoding glycoside hydrolase family 31 protein yields the protein MPPKFDFAHTTQLDSVELLSSRSSRIDFDAGDGLRLVVEAHAPGVFRLRCGEANLLTDDKPGARARAVAEMLLARQEAVGECTISPHDDGSGWRIAQGDVALDIQSDPVRVTLYRGDARLLSSDVSPHEPAFGHNALDEAEHAVWNAAFGLEAGERVYGLGETPGDLNRRDESVVSDDPEHRALPLAWSPRGWGVYVNTMHRVQHGVGVAPVETAYTVSVEDPVLDLFLFAGEPGEILNQYTALTGRAGQPVLWAMGAWLQQAEGEMPTQTAALVAQMREMQLPLDAVKLAQPAAWGFQADKTVFEWDAQRFPDARQMLALFHKHHVHVAATGFPGVIKSSPLFEELEDRGWLLTRDDGSAQVFDGNAATAGRPYGLLDLTYRDVYNLWIERHRQLLEDGLDAPACDAQIAIPDGVSARNGESGAALRTMYPLLARRALFDAVAGHKVPPEGVVPSTDLFPAAQRLPWQIGPQVTNDWAGLQHTLRTALSIGASGVPVQVHSIGSATAPLDGMTPELYLRWLTAGVFSANFCFQGVPALLPWSFGDAVLEQARMWLQWRYRLVPYVLGAIEDSVRTGLPVQRSMALSFPHDPDAHDWDLQYLLGPALLVAPVTQPGNSVRVYLPKGDAWWDLNTGHRYEGGTTWTIECGTDKFPVFGREGHMLCLGPVAQHAGEFNSARILDEVWMFGMPVHNPVVMRNKIRVMQMQGSSYIKGLEGLRILPSEGLEVKRRGAEVRISRAR